DNA from Rubrobacter naiadicus:
CGGTGAGCGTGCGCGACGGGGACGTGGTGCTGGTCCCTAAGGGCTACCACACCGTCAGCGCCCCGCCCGGCTACGACCTCTACTACCTCAACGTCATGGCCGGGCCGGTGAGAGAATGGGCCATAAGCAACGACCCGGACCACGAGTGGCTGCTGAAATGATCCCGTAACGAACGGTAGAGAAGCTATGCAGAAGACGCGCTGGAAGGTGCGCAACCTTATCGGGGGGTAGGAAGAGAGAAGGTCTCCCGACAGAGCCCGTCTGCAACCCCGCTACAGCAGAGCTCATAGCAGGAAGAGATTGGTGCTACAGCCGGCTGGCGGCCGAAGAGGCCGCCAGGCGCTGCTACGAGAGTCTCCCGACGCTCTGCGAGCGGCGCTAACCCTTGCGCCACTCCGGTGAGATGGCGACCTCCACCTCGACCGGGACCTTCGTGAGGATCTTCTGCCCGGCCCGCACCATCGCCCCCTGCATCCGCTCCGCCACCTCCTCTGCCTCCCCTTCGGGACACTCCACGACCAGTTCGTCGTGGATGCAATTGACCAGACGCGCATTCAGATCCCTGAGGTCGCGTCCGACGTAGCAGAGGGCGAGCTTGGTGATGTCCGCCGAGGTCCCCTGTATCGGGTAGTTCATCGCCTCTCTTCTTAGAGCCCCCCGGTCTTCCTGCGGCGAGGGAGGACCGAACTTCCTGACCCTCCCGGCGAGCGTGCGCAGCTGCCGCTCCCGCAGGGCTCTCTCGGCGGTCGTCTGGAGGTAGCCCTGCACCTTCGGGTAGCTGGCGAAGTATTCGTCTATGAGCCTGCGGCCGTGCTCCTCGTCGGTGCCGAGCTGGGCCGAGAGGCTCTTCGCCCCCCGGCCGTACATCAGCCCGAAGTTTATCCGCTTGGCCGCCGAGCGCTGCTCCTTCGTTACCTCCTCCGGCCGGACGCCGTACATCGTCGCCGCGGTGAGGCGGTGCAGGTCCTCCCCGCTGTTGAAGGCCCTGAGGAACGCGGGGTCCCCGGAGACCTCCGCCAGGATCCTGAGCTCTATCTGCGAGTAGTCGGCGATGACCAGGGTGTTGCCCTCTCCTGCCACGAAGCAGCGGCGGAACTCGTCCTCGTGCGGGATCTGCTGGATGTTCGGGTTGGTGCAGGCGAGGCGGCCGGTGGGGACCCGGCACTGCAGGAAGCTGGCGTGGATGCGACCGGTCTTCGGGTGGACGTAGCCCGGGTAGGGCTCCAGGTAGGTGCCGAGCTTCTTCTGCAGCTCCCTGTAGCGCAAAAGCGCCCGCGCGGCCGGGTGGTCGACCCCGAGCAGCGTCCACACCCGGGTGTCCGGGAGCTCTATGCCGAGGGAGCGGAAGGCCCCCATCACCTGCTGAGGGCTGTTCAGGTTGAGGCTCGGCCCGAGCCCCTCCAGCGGGAGCACCCCCTCCGGAGGCGGGAAGAACGACTCCAGCTCCGCCGCCGCCTCGTCCCTCCTGCGGCGTATGGTCTCCTCGAGCTCCCTCCAGCGGGAGAGGTCCAGCCTGATGCCGGCGAGCTCCATCTCGGCTATCGCCCCGACCGCCCCGAACTCTATGCGGGCTATCCGGCGCAGCCTCTCTTCGGCGAGGCGCTCTGCGAGCACCTCGCGCAGCGGGAGCAGGATGGCCGCGTCCTTCGCCGCGTAGCGCAGCTGCTCCTCGGAGAGTTGGCCGGACCAGTCCTCCCGGCGGGCCGCCTTGTCCACCTCCTCCTCCAGGTAGCGCTCGGCGATGGCCTCCAGCGCGTAGGATGGACCCTGCTGGCCGCCGTCGAGGAGCTGCGCGGCGAGCATGGTGTCGAAGATGGGGTGGAGCCTGATGCCGTGTTGTTCGAGGAGGAACTCGTAGTCGAACTTGCTGTTGTGCAGGACCTTCTCGGGTCCGTCCTCGAGGAGGTCGGCGAGGGGCGAGAGGTCCCGCACGCTGAACGCATCCACGACGAAGGTCTTCTGCGGGGTGGCGAGCTGCAGCAGACGCAGCCGGCCGTCGCGCGGGTCCAGACCCGTCGTCTCCACGTCCACGCCGACGACGGATGCACGTGCGAGTTCGTCCACGACGGCCTCGAGTCCACCTGCTTCGGTTATCAGGGTGTGCCCGGAGAGACCCTCCATGTCCGAGATTCTAGCAACAAGCCGAGGCGGACACGGTCACTATTGTTTCTTTGTCATAGGGTAAACTCTGCTCGTATGGGAAACTCGTTCAAGATAGGTCGGGTCTTCGGCATCGACGTAAAGGTCCACTGGACCTTCTTCCTGCTGCTCATCGTCTTCGGTTACTTCGCGTACCACTCCTCGGGGAGCATCGCCGCGACGCTGATCACGGTCGGGCTCATCCTCGCGCTCTTCGTCTTCGTGCTTTTGCACGAGTTCGGTCACTCCCTCGTCGCCCAGAGGATCGGGATCGAGATCCCGGACATAACCCTCCTGCCGCTCGGCGGGCTCGCCCGGATGAAGAGCATGCCGGAGAGACCCCTCGACGAGGTGAAGATCGCGATAGCCGGCCCACTGGTGAACGTCGTGTTGGCGGCGATCTTCTTCGGGCTCTCGCTGCTCTTCGGCGGGGGCATGCCCGCCTCCGGCTTCGTGCTCGGGGTCGGCCAGACCGGGGAGATCCTCACCTACCTCGCCCTCACCAACGTGATCCTGGCGCTCTTCAACCTGATCCCGGCGTTCCCGATGGACGGGGGCCGGGTTCTTCGGGGGCTTCTCGCCACCCGCCTCGGCAACGTGCGGGCCACCGAGATCTCCGCCTCGATCGGACAGTTCTTCGCGTTTTTGTTCTTCGTCGGCGGGATAATGACCGGCCGTTTCCTGCTCGCCCTGATCGCGGTCTTCATCTTCTTCGGGGCCGGTGGTGAGGCCCAGATGGTGCGCCAGCGGGAGACGATGCGCGGGCTCTCGGTCGCCGACGTGATGGGCTCCAGGCGACGCACCGAGACGGTGAGCCCCTACCACACCTTCGGGCAGGTCCTGGACGCGGTGATCCACGGTTACCAGGAAGATTTCCCCGTCGTCGACGAGGACGGCACCCTCGTCGGCATGATAACCCGCAACGAGATCCTCGCCGCCGCCCATTCCCCGGACCGCTACTCGACGGTGCGCGACCTGATGCGCACCGACTTCCCTACCATCACGCCCGAGGCCGACCTCTTCCAGGAGGGGCAGAGGCTGCTGCAGGAGAGCGGGATGCGGGCCATCCCGGTGGTCGATTCCTCCGGGGAGCTCGTCGGGATGCTCACGATAGAGGACATCGGGCAGGCGAACCTCCTGCGCGACGTGGACCATCGGAAGGGGTTCTGAGAGGGAGAGGATGCGCATCGTCTCGCTGCTCCCGGCCGCTACCGAGATGGTGGCCCTCGCCGGAGCCGAAGACGAGCTCGTCGGCGTCACCCACGAGTGCGACCATCCGCCCGGGGTGCGGCGTCTCCCGAAGCTCACCTCCACCCCGGTAGACCCCTCCTGCATGTCGAGCGCGGAGATAGACGCGGCCGTGAACAGGCTCTCCGACGAGGGGAGCGTCTACGCGCTCGACGCCGGACTCCTCGCGCGCCTGAGGCCGGACCTCGTCCTCACCCAGGGCCTGTGCGATGTGTGCGCCGTCTCACCCTCGCTCGTCGAGGAGGCGGTCTCGGGGCTACACCCGCGCCCCGCCGTGTTCTCGATGGACCCGCGCTCGCTCGGGGAGGTGCTCGAAGATGCGCTCGCCGTCGGGGAGGCGGTGGGCCGGGCGGAGGAGGTGCGCGGCAGGGTCGCCTCGCTGCGGGAGAGGCTGCGCCGCGTCGGAGAACTTTCCTCCTCCACCGAGCCGGTTCGCGTGGTGTGTCTCGAGTGGCTCGATCCTCTCTTCGGCGCCGGGCACTGGGTGCCAGAGATGGTGAAGATCGCCGGCGGAGAAGAGGCCGTATCGGAGCCGGGCGAGCCCTCGCGGCGCATCGGATGGGAGGAGGTCGTCCGTGCTTCTCCCGAGGTCCTCGTGCTGATGCCCTGCGGCTTCGACGCGCGCCGGGCCGCGCGCGAGGGACGGATGCTCGCGCGCCTGCCCGGGTGGGAGAACCTGCCGGCCGTCGCTCAGGGGCGCGTGTGGGCGGTGGACGCGAACTCGTATTTCAGCCGCCCCGGACCGAGGCTCGTCGAAGGGGTGGAGCTGCTCGCCTCCATCCTCCACCCCGAGCTCTTCCCCCTGCCCCCGGATCCGAGACGCGCCGTGCGGCTCGCGCACCCCGCCCGGACCCGCTCTGCGTGAGCAGCCTGCCCGGCGGGCCGCGTACAATAGCCGGAAGATCCTGCGGGGCGGACTGCGAGGAGAGCTTGATGAACGCCATAGGTGTTGATGTAGGGGGCACCAAGATCGCGGCGGGCGTCGTCTCGCCGCAGGGCAAGATACTGAACGAGGTGCGCTGTCACACGCCGGCCTCCCGGGAGAGGTTGCTCTCGAGCATCGCCGCCGCCATCCGGGAGGTCGGGAGCGGCTACGAGGTGGGGGGCGTGTGCCTGGCGGTCCCGGGGTTCGTCTCGACCCGGGAGAACAGGGTCGTGACCGCCCCGAACCTGGAGATCATAGAGGGTATACCGCTGCAGGAGGAGCTCGGGAGCAGGGTGGGGCTCCCGGTGACAGTCGAGAACGACGCGAACGCCGCGGCCTGGGGAGAATTTCGCTTCGGCTCCGGTGAGAGGTGCGAGCACCTGGTGTTCGTGACGCTCGGCACCGGGGTGGGCGGTGGCGTGATCTCCCACGGCGTGCTTTTGCGCGGGGCGCAGGGGGCCGCCGGGGAGCTCGGGCACGTGACCGTGCAGGCGACGGGACCGCGCTGCAGCTGCGGCAACCGGGGTTGCCTGGAGACGCTGACCTCCGGCACGGCGATCCGTCGCCGGGCACGGGAGGTGGCGAGCGAGATGCCACACTCGGCGCTCGGGCGCCTCGCCGTCGAGCGGGACGTGCTCGGCGAGGACGTGCTCCGGCTGGCGCGCCGGGGGGACGAGGCGGCACTTCGGGTGCTGCGCGAGGCCGGGAGGTGGCTCGGGATAGGGCTCGCGGCCTTCGTCAACATCTTCAACCCGGAGGTCATCGCCATAGGAGGCGGCGTCTCGGAGGCGGGGGAGCTCATCCTGGAGCCCGCGCGCCGGGAGGTCTGGCTGCGGGCGCGCTCCCCCTCGCGCGAGCTGGTGCGGGTGCATGAGGCGACGTTGGGGCCGGAGGCCGGGGTGCTGGGTGCGGCCGCGCTCGCCAGGGACGAGGAGGGGGCCTGCGTGCTCGGGACCGGCGGTGCCCCGGAGCCGTGAACGAGGGTGCCGTGCGAGATTTGGCCGCGGAGATCGAGGCGCTCGTCGCCCGGGCCGGGACCCACCCGGTCTGGGGTTACGCCCACTGCCTGAGGGTCCACGAGACCGCCCGCTCCCTCGCGCGCGAGGAGGAGCTCGATCACGACGAAGAGGCGCTCTTCCTCGCCGCCCTGCTGCACGACATCGGGCTCTACCGGGCCTACAACCTGAGGGAGGGCCGGGACCACGCGGAGCGATCCGCCTCGGTGGCCACCCGTATCCTGCGCGACCGCAACTTCCCGGAGGGGCGTATCCTGCTGGTCGCCGACGCCATAGAGCACCACCCGCCGGGGCGCGCTCCCGGCTCCTCAACGGAGTCGCTGCTCCTCAAGGACGCCGTGATCCTGGACTATCTGGGCAGTATCGGGCTCGCGAGGATCTTTGCGATGGTGGGTCTCGAAGAGGACGTCCCCGACATCTTGGCCGCGTTCCATCACGCGCAGGAGCTGCGCCGCCGGCTCCCGCGCCTGCTGCGCTTCGCCACGAGCCGCAGGATCGCGCTCGACCGCTGTATGGAGATGGACCGGTTCTTCGGGAGCTTGAAGGACTCTTCGCGCGGAGGAAAGCTCCTCTAGCCCGCGTAGTGCGAGTAGAGGACGTAGGCCCCGGCGGCCAGGCACAGCGCCCCTACGAGCGTCATCCTGAGGCCCGCGACCACGTGTACCCCGCGCTCGGAGAGGGGCCCGATGCCGCCGCGCTGTCCCCTGCCGCCACGCAGCAGGGCGCCCAGGCCGAAGCCGAGCGAGATCAGACCGAACACCACCAGGAATCCTCCCGCTGCGGCGGCGAAGGACATCGCCAGCCTTCCTACGGGGAGCCTTCAGCTTCGTCCATGCGCTCGAGGAGCGCGGTGAACACCGCATCCCCGCGCAACGCGGCGAACTCCGGGGCGTTCTCGAAGTAGCTTCTGTCCCGCTCCCCGGCTTCGATCGCGCGCCGCATCAACCTCAACGCGCCCTCTCTGTCTCCCTGCCCGGCCTTGAGCCCGGAGAGCGCGGAGAGCGCCGGGGCGTAGCCGGGGTCGGAGGTGAGCGCGCGCTCGAGCAACCGTTCGGCCATCGCCTCGTCCCCGGCCGAGTAGTAGAGCCCGGCGTAGGAGTGGAGGGCGCGCGGGTTGTTCGGGTCTCTCTTGAGCGCCTCCATGAACTGCTCCTCGGCCTCGGAGATCCTGCCGCGCCGCTCGTAGATGAGACCGAGTTCCACCCGCGCTTCCGGGTCTTCCGGGTCGAGGGTGAGTACGGCCCGGTAGGCCTCTTCTGCCCCGGCGTCGTCATGCAGCGCCGCCCGCACCTCGCCGAGCGTGTAGAGGTGGCGTACCTCGTCGCGTCCCAACGCCACCGCTTCCTCCGAGAGCGCGAGGGCCTCCTTGAGGTTCCGGTTCTCCGCCAGGTAGTGGGCCGCGAGCTCGTCTCGCAGCTCCGGGGATCCGGGGCACTCTTCGAGCCCTCGCCGGAAGGCCGCCTCGGCCTTCTCCCGCTCTCCGTTGCGGTCGTGGCAGATGCCCAGGTTGGCGTGCGCCTCCCACCACGAGGGGTTTTGCGAGATCACACCCTCGTAGCCGGCGACGGCCTCCTCGTAGCGGCCGAGCATGTCGAGGGCGTTCGCCCGGTAGGTGAGCGCGGCGCTCCTCTGCTCCTCGCTTCCGGCCGCTTCCGCGGCGGATTCGAAGAAGCCCAGGGCGTCGGCGTACTCCCCGGCGTCGAAGAGGGTGAGCCCGGCCTCGATGAGGACGTCGGCGTCCTCCGGGTTGGCCGAGGTCCAGCGCTCGAAGGTCGCGCGGGCGAGTTCGGGCTCGCCCATCAGCCCGTAGTAGCGGCCGAGCTCGACGTAGGCTTCCGGTAGCTCGGGGTCAGCCTCTATCGCGCGTTCCAGATGGTGGACGACCTTGAACGGCTCCTCGCGGCGCATCGCCAGGAAGGCGAGGTCGATGTGCGGGGCGGCCCACTCCGGGTCCAGCGCGAGGGCCTCTCTGAAGCGTTCTTCGGCTTCTTCGAGCCTCCCCAGGTTCATCAGCGCCCGCCCCACGGCCTCCACCGCCTCCGGGTTGCCGGGGTCTTCCGCGAGGGCCTGCTCGAAGCGGGCGAGCGCCTCCTCCACGAGACCCTCCTCGGCGAGGGTCTCACCCTGCTCCAGAAACTCTTCGTAACCCATCATCCCAATTAAACCAGATGGCGTGGAGCTTGGGCGCCGCGGGCGGTTAGAATCTCTCGCCGTAGGTTCCGACGAAGGAGGGTGCCTTGAAGAGGACCCCGGTGATAAGGCGGCTCGAGATCCGCTACCGCGATCTCGACCCTTACGGGCACGTCAACAACGCGGTCTACCTGGAGTTCTTCGAGACGCTGCAGTTCGCCTACTGGCGGCGTCTGGCGGAGAACCTGGGGGTGGAGCTCGAGACCGGGGACCTCCCGGGGGCCCGGCACGTGGTCGCGGAGAACCGGGTGCGCTACGTCTCGCCGGTCTTCCTCGACGACGAGCTCTACGGGGCGGCGAGCATCTCCTCGGTGGGGAACCGCTCGTACACGATGGAGTACGAGCTGCGCGTCGGTAAGGGCTTCGAGGAGGGTGAACTCGCCGCCGAGGGGAGTGCGGCCCACGTCTTCTACGACCCGGAGGCCGGAAGCTCGCGCCCGCGCCCGGACTGGTTCCTCTCGGCGGTCGCGGAGCTGGAGGGTGTTCCGGAGGCGGATCTGCTCCGCTAGGCTCTTCGATGGACCTGGGCCGGATCAGCTCCTACGGCGAGCCGGGGGCGATCATCTACCGTGCGGATTGCGTGGAGTTCATGCGCCTCGTGCCGCCGGGGTGTGTGGACATGGTCTTCGCGGATCCTCCCTACCGACTCTCCTCGGGCGGGGTCACGGTCAGGGGCGGCAGGCTCGCACCGGTGGACAAGGGGGAATGGGACCGCCCGAGGGGTTTGCGCGAGGATTACGCCTTCGACCTGCGCTGGCTCAGGGGGGTGCGGCGCATACTCAAGCCGGACGGCACCGTCTGGATCACCGGCACCCACCACAACGTCTTCTCGGTCGGCTTCGCGCTTCTCAGGCTGGGTTTCAGGATCATACAGACCATAGTCTGGGAGAAGCCCGACCCGCCCCCGAACGCGCTGCACACCGCCTTCACCCACGCGCACGAGCTCCTGGTCTGGGCCTCGCGGAGCCGATCGTCGCGCTACACCTTCAACCACGGGGTTTTCGAAGGTTCGGGGGCGTCATCCTCCCCTCTCACCTCCGTCTGGCGCATCCCGAGCGCCCCGCCCGCCGAGAGGCTCTGCGGCTACCACCCGACCCAGAAGCCGCTACGCCTCGTGCGTCGGACGATACTGGCCTCCACGCGCGAGAAGGAGCTCGTCTTCGACCCCTTCTGCGGCTCCGGGACGACGGCCGTCGCCGCCAGAGAGCTGGGGCGCGCCTTCGTCGGCACCGAGCTCGAGGAAGAGTTCTGCACGCTCGCCGCCAGGCGCATCGCCGCCTCCAGATGGGGAGACGCCCTGCACCGCGTTTGACAGCCGCCCCCCAGGAGACTAGGCTTGGCGTAGCGGATGTGACTATACATCTTTTCTGGGGGTGTCATGGAGGAGAGCGTGGTAGGACGGGAAGGGCTTCCGGAGGACATCGCGGAGATCTTCAGCCTCGAGGGCAAAAAGGCCGCCGTCACGGGGGCTGCATCGGGCCTCGGGCGGGCGATAGCGCTCGGGTTCGCGCGCTTCGGGGCGGACGTGGTCTGCCTGGACATCAACCTGGAGGGCGCGGAGGAGACGGCGGAGCAGATCTCGAAGCTCGGCCGGGAGAGCACGGCGGTCGCGGTGGACGTGCGCGACTGGGAGGGGGTACGCTCTGCGGCGGGGGAGACCGGGAGGTGGGCCGGGCGGTTGGACATCGCCGTCAACGTCCCCGGCATCAACCGGCGCAAGCCGGTGCTGGAGCTCGAGCCGGAGGAGTTCGACGCCGTCCTGGACGTGAACCTGCGGGGGCTCTTCCACTGCTCGAAGGCCTTCGGTGAGCTCATGGTCCGCGGCGGGGGAGGCGGCAGGATCATCAACATGGCCTCCATCTTCGGGCTCGTGGTGATGCAGCGGCAGGCGGCCTACGCGGCGAGCAAGGGGGGCGTGGTGCAGCTGACGCGGGTGCTCGCGCTCGAGTTCGCCCCGCACGGCATCCTGGTCAACGCGCTCGCCCCGGCGTACTTCACCACGCCGCTCGTGCGGCAGGTGATGGAGGACACCGCGTGGTACGAGGACGTGGTGCGGCGGGTGCCGATGGGCCGCTTCGGTGAGGTATGGGAGATAGTCGGGCCGGCGGTCTTCCTCGCCTCCCGCGCCTCGAGCTTCGTGACCGGGAGCGTGCTTTTGGTGGACGGCGGCTGGACCGCGCAGTAGCGGCTGTTCACGGGACCGCCCGTAGTATAAAAGGGCGGCGACGCCATGGGCATAGCTGGAGACATAGCGCTCATCATCGTCGCCGCCTTCTTCGGCGGCCTGATCGCCCGCAGGCTCGGGCTGCCCCTCATCCTGGGCTACATCGCGGCCGGGGTCGCCGTCGGGCCGAAGACCGGCGGGCTCACCGTCGGTAGCGCCCACGAGATAGAGCTGCTCGCCGAGATCGGCATAGCGCTCCTTCTCTTCGCGATCGGGCTCCACTTCCCGATCGACGAGCTCAGGCCCGTGAAGCGCATAGCGTTTTTGGGGACGCCGCTGCAGATCCTGCTCACGCTCCTCTTCGGCTACGGGGTGGCGAGCCTCTTCGGGTTCGGGTGGCTCGAGGCGGTCTGGTTCGGGGCTCTGATCTCGCTCTCGAGCACCGCGGTCGTGCTGAAGACGCTGCAGGAGCAGGGGGTGATGAACACCCTCTCCAGCCGGGTGATGATCGGGATGCTCGTCGTGCAGGATCTCGCGGCGATACCCTTTCTCGTCCTGCTGCCGGAGCTGCGGAACCTGCAGAAGGGCCTCCCGGAGCTCGGGCTCTCGGCGCTCGAGGCGGCGGCGTTCGTCGCCGGGATGGCGGTCTTCGGCAGCCGCGTCTTCCCCTGGCTGATGGAGCGGGTGGCGCGGTGGAACTCGCGGGAGCTCTTCCTGATCGCGGTCGCCGCCGTCGGGCTCGGGGTGGGGTACGCGACCTACTACGTCGGGCTCTCGTTCGCCTTCGGGGCGTTCGTCGCCGGGATAGTCCTCTCCCGCTCGGACTACAGCCACCAGGCGCTCGCGGACATCGCCCCCCTGCGCGACGTGTTCGCGATGCTCTTCTTCGTCTCGGTCGGGATGCTCCTCGACCCCGCCTTCGTCTGGCACCACGTCCCGCTCGTCGCCGCCGCGGTTCTTCTGGTCTTCGTGGGCAAGGGAGCCATCCTCGCCGGGGTGACCCGCGTCTTCGGTTACGTGAACATAGCCCCCTTCGCGGTCGGGCTCGGGATGTTCCAGGTCGGGGAGTTCTCGTTCCTGCTCGCGCAGGCCGGGGCCTCGAGCGGGGCGCTATCTGAGAAGATGTACTCGACCTCGCTCACGGTGGCCGTCCTGACGATGGCCTTCACCCCGCTCGCGGCGCGCACGGCCCCCGTCCTCTACGGGCTCTGGCGGCGGCGGTTCCCGGCCACGGAGCCCGCGATGAAGGTGGAGCTGCCGGAGGGTGAGCTGCGGGAGCACGTGGTCGTCGTGGGGTGCGGGCGGGTCGGGACCTTCGTCTCGCGCATGCTCCGGCGGCTCGACCAGCCGTTCGTCGTGCTGGACATAGAC
Protein-coding regions in this window:
- a CDS encoding bifunctional 3'-5' exonuclease/DNA polymerase, whose protein sequence is MEGLSGHTLITEAGGLEAVVDELARASVVGVDVETTGLDPRDGRLRLLQLATPQKTFVVDAFSVRDLSPLADLLEDGPEKVLHNSKFDYEFLLEQHGIRLHPIFDTMLAAQLLDGGQQGPSYALEAIAERYLEEEVDKAARREDWSGQLSEEQLRYAAKDAAILLPLREVLAERLAEERLRRIARIEFGAVGAIAEMELAGIRLDLSRWRELEETIRRRRDEAAAELESFFPPPEGVLPLEGLGPSLNLNSPQQVMGAFRSLGIELPDTRVWTLLGVDHPAARALLRYRELQKKLGTYLEPYPGYVHPKTGRIHASFLQCRVPTGRLACTNPNIQQIPHEDEFRRCFVAGEGNTLVIADYSQIELRILAEVSGDPAFLRAFNSGEDLHRLTAATMYGVRPEEVTKEQRSAAKRINFGLMYGRGAKSLSAQLGTDEEHGRRLIDEYFASYPKVQGYLQTTAERALRERQLRTLAGRVRKFGPPSPQEDRGALRREAMNYPIQGTSADITKLALCYVGRDLRDLNARLVNCIHDELVVECPEGEAEEVAERMQGAMVRAGQKILTKVPVEVEVAISPEWRKG
- a CDS encoding site-2 protease family protein, which gives rise to MGNSFKIGRVFGIDVKVHWTFFLLLIVFGYFAYHSSGSIAATLITVGLILALFVFVLLHEFGHSLVAQRIGIEIPDITLLPLGGLARMKSMPERPLDEVKIAIAGPLVNVVLAAIFFGLSLLFGGGMPASGFVLGVGQTGEILTYLALTNVILALFNLIPAFPMDGGRVLRGLLATRLGNVRATEISASIGQFFAFLFFVGGIMTGRFLLALIAVFIFFGAGGEAQMVRQRETMRGLSVADVMGSRRRTETVSPYHTFGQVLDAVIHGYQEDFPVVDEDGTLVGMITRNEILAAAHSPDRYSTVRDLMRTDFPTITPEADLFQEGQRLLQESGMRAIPVVDSSGELVGMLTIEDIGQANLLRDVDHRKGF
- a CDS encoding cobalamin-binding protein; its protein translation is MRIVSLLPAATEMVALAGAEDELVGVTHECDHPPGVRRLPKLTSTPVDPSCMSSAEIDAAVNRLSDEGSVYALDAGLLARLRPDLVLTQGLCDVCAVSPSLVEEAVSGLHPRPAVFSMDPRSLGEVLEDALAVGEAVGRAEEVRGRVASLRERLRRVGELSSSTEPVRVVCLEWLDPLFGAGHWVPEMVKIAGGEEAVSEPGEPSRRIGWEEVVRASPEVLVLMPCGFDARRAAREGRMLARLPGWENLPAVAQGRVWAVDANSYFSRPGPRLVEGVELLASILHPELFPLPPDPRRAVRLAHPARTRSA
- a CDS encoding ROK family protein; the protein is MNAIGVDVGGTKIAAGVVSPQGKILNEVRCHTPASRERLLSSIAAAIREVGSGYEVGGVCLAVPGFVSTRENRVVTAPNLEIIEGIPLQEELGSRVGLPVTVENDANAAAWGEFRFGSGERCEHLVFVTLGTGVGGGVISHGVLLRGAQGAAGELGHVTVQATGPRCSCGNRGCLETLTSGTAIRRRAREVASEMPHSALGRLAVERDVLGEDVLRLARRGDEAALRVLREAGRWLGIGLAAFVNIFNPEVIAIGGGVSEAGELILEPARREVWLRARSPSRELVRVHEATLGPEAGVLGAAALARDEEGACVLGTGGAPEP
- a CDS encoding HD domain-containing protein; the protein is MNEGAVRDLAAEIEALVARAGTHPVWGYAHCLRVHETARSLAREEELDHDEEALFLAALLHDIGLYRAYNLREGRDHAERSASVATRILRDRNFPEGRILLVADAIEHHPPGRAPGSSTESLLLKDAVILDYLGSIGLARIFAMVGLEEDVPDILAAFHHAQELRRRLPRLLRFATSRRIALDRCMEMDRFFGSLKDSSRGGKLL
- a CDS encoding tetratricopeptide repeat protein, producing MGYEEFLEQGETLAEEGLVEEALARFEQALAEDPGNPEAVEAVGRALMNLGRLEEAEERFREALALDPEWAAPHIDLAFLAMRREEPFKVVHHLERAIEADPELPEAYVELGRYYGLMGEPELARATFERWTSANPEDADVLIEAGLTLFDAGEYADALGFFESAAEAAGSEEQRSAALTYRANALDMLGRYEEAVAGYEGVISQNPSWWEAHANLGICHDRNGEREKAEAAFRRGLEECPGSPELRDELAAHYLAENRNLKEALALSEEAVALGRDEVRHLYTLGEVRAALHDDAGAEEAYRAVLTLDPEDPEARVELGLIYERRGRISEAEEQFMEALKRDPNNPRALHSYAGLYYSAGDEAMAERLLERALTSDPGYAPALSALSGLKAGQGDREGALRLMRRAIEAGERDRSYFENAPEFAALRGDAVFTALLERMDEAEGSP
- a CDS encoding acyl-CoA thioesterase, translating into MKRTPVIRRLEIRYRDLDPYGHVNNAVYLEFFETLQFAYWRRLAENLGVELETGDLPGARHVVAENRVRYVSPVFLDDELYGAASISSVGNRSYTMEYELRVGKGFEEGELAAEGSAAHVFYDPEAGSSRPRPDWFLSAVAELEGVPEADLLR
- a CDS encoding DNA-methyltransferase, which encodes MDLGRISSYGEPGAIIYRADCVEFMRLVPPGCVDMVFADPPYRLSSGGVTVRGGRLAPVDKGEWDRPRGLREDYAFDLRWLRGVRRILKPDGTVWITGTHHNVFSVGFALLRLGFRIIQTIVWEKPDPPPNALHTAFTHAHELLVWASRSRSSRYTFNHGVFEGSGASSSPLTSVWRIPSAPPAERLCGYHPTQKPLRLVRRTILASTREKELVFDPFCGSGTTAVAARELGRAFVGTELEEEFCTLAARRIAASRWGDALHRV
- a CDS encoding SDR family NAD(P)-dependent oxidoreductase; translation: MVGREGLPEDIAEIFSLEGKKAAVTGAASGLGRAIALGFARFGADVVCLDINLEGAEETAEQISKLGRESTAVAVDVRDWEGVRSAAGETGRWAGRLDIAVNVPGINRRKPVLELEPEEFDAVLDVNLRGLFHCSKAFGELMVRGGGGGRIINMASIFGLVVMQRQAAYAASKGGVVQLTRVLALEFAPHGILVNALAPAYFTTPLVRQVMEDTAWYEDVVRRVPMGRFGEVWEIVGPAVFLASRASSFVTGSVLLVDGGWTAQ
- a CDS encoding cation:proton antiporter, with the protein product MGIAGDIALIIVAAFFGGLIARRLGLPLILGYIAAGVAVGPKTGGLTVGSAHEIELLAEIGIALLLFAIGLHFPIDELRPVKRIAFLGTPLQILLTLLFGYGVASLFGFGWLEAVWFGALISLSSTAVVLKTLQEQGVMNTLSSRVMIGMLVVQDLAAIPFLVLLPELRNLQKGLPELGLSALEAAAFVAGMAVFGSRVFPWLMERVARWNSRELFLIAVAAVGLGVGYATYYVGLSFAFGAFVAGIVLSRSDYSHQALADIAPLRDVFAMLFFVSVGMLLDPAFVWHHVPLVAAAVLLVFVGKGAILAGVTRVFGYVNIAPFAVGLGMFQVGEFSFLLAQAGASSGALSEKMYSTSLTVAVLTMAFTPLAARTAPVLYGLWRRRFPATEPAMKVELPEGELREHVVVVGCGRVGTFVSRMLRRLDQPFVVLDIDPQKVEAAREEGLPVVYGDATSGEVLEAVGIEDARLAVVTVPDVIGARLAVQRIRSLNPGVRIVARSASVEELEELGRLGVYEAVQPEFEAGIELARQALVQLGIDAGEIQRFSDTVRRELYAPMARRGGGGMLPQLRRASQLIETEWVSVPEGSPLAGSTIGGLGVRGRTGASIVALVRGEDVITNPGPGERLCPGDMLAVLGTPEQRASFVELARSPV